One window of Phycodurus eques isolate BA_2022a chromosome 8, UOR_Pequ_1.1, whole genome shotgun sequence genomic DNA carries:
- the tp63 gene encoding tumor protein 63 isoform X3, with the protein MLDHSSIHSVFGEGPPHVSAGNTIQISMDCITMREPDDTLASQYTNLGLLNSMEQNIQNGGSTSTSPYNTDHAQNGVTAPSPYAQPSSTFDALSPSPAIPSNTDYAGPHTFDVSFQQSSTAKSATWTYSTELKKLYCQIAKTCPIQIKVLTTPPQGAVIRAMPVYKKAEHVTEVVKRCPNHELSREFNDGQIAPPSHLIRVEGNSHAQYVEDSITGRQSVLVPYEPPQVGTEFTTILYNFMCNSSCVGGMNRRPILIIVTLETRDGQVLGRRCFEARICACPGRDRKADEDSIRKQHITDATKSSEGTKRPFRQVSHGIQMSAIKKRRSTDEEVFCLPIKGREIYEILVKIKESLELMQFLPQHTIESYRQQQQNLLQKQTSMAPQPAYGSNSPPHSKVNKLPSVSQLINPQQRNTLTPSGMSAGLTDTSSFVWAAQAAWITSQHTV; encoded by the exons TCTCAGTACACCAACCTGGGCCTGCTGAACAGCATGGAGCAGAACATCCAGAACGGAGGCTCCACATCCACCAGCCCGTACAACACGGATCACGCCCAGAACGGCGTCACGGCGCCGTCGCCCTACGCCCAGCCCAGCTCCACCTTCGACGCCCTGTCGCCCTCGCCCGCCATCCCGTCCAACACCGACTACGCCGGCCCGCACACCTTTGACGTGTCCTTCCAGCAGTCCAGCACGGCCAAGTCCGCAACCTGGACG TACTCCACAGAACTGAAGAAGCTTTACTGCCAGATCGCCAAGACGTGTCCCATCCAGATCAAAGTTCTTACCACCCCTCCGCAGGGCGCCGTCATCCGCGCCATGCCCGTCTACAAGAAGGCGGAACACGTCACAGAGGTGGTAAAGCGCTGCCCCAACCACGAGCTCAGCCGCGAGTTCAACGACG GTCAGATCGCACCTCCGAGTCACCTGATCCGCGTGGAGGGTAACAGCCACGCCCAGTACGTGGAGGATTCCATCACTGGGAGGCAGAGCGTGCTGGTACCCTACGAGCCGCCTCAG GTGGGCACGGAGTTCACCACCATCTTGTACAACTTCATGTGCAACTCCAGCTGCGTGGGCGGCATGAACCGGCGTCCCATCCTCATCATCGTCACCCTGGAGACCAGAGA cGGTCAGGTTCTGGGCCGCCGCTGTTTCGAGGCTCGCATCTGCGCCTGTCCGGGTCGCGACCGCAAGGCGGACGAGGACAGCATCCGCAAGCAGCACATCACGGACGCCACAAAGAGCAGTGAGGGTACGAAGCGCC CCTTCCGCCAGGTGTCTCACGGCATCCAGATGTCGGCCATCAAGAAGAGAAGATCCACAGACGAGGAGGTGTTCTGTTTGCCC ATTAAAGGACGCGAAATCTACGAGATTCTGGTGAAGATCAAAGAGTCTCTGGAGCTGATGCAGTTTTTGCCGCAGCACACGATCGAGTCGTACAGGCAGCAACAACAGAATCTCCTGCAGAAACA GACGTCGATGGCGCCTCAACCGGCGTACGGCTCCAACTCTCCTCCTCACAGCAAAGTCAACAAGCTCCCGTCGGTCAGTCAGCTCATCAACCCGCAGCAGCGCAACACGCTCACCCCGTCCGGCATGTCCGCCGGCCTCACCGACA CTTCCTCATTCGTCTGGGCTGCGCAGGCTGCTTGGATTACTTCACAGCACACGGTCTAA
- the tp63 gene encoding tumor protein 63 isoform X1, whose amino-acid sequence MLYLETGTSTPYSESQYTNLGLLNSMEQNIQNGGSTSTSPYNTDHAQNGVTAPSPYAQPSSTFDALSPSPAIPSNTDYAGPHTFDVSFQQSSTAKSATWTYSTELKKLYCQIAKTCPIQIKVLTTPPQGAVIRAMPVYKKAEHVTEVVKRCPNHELSREFNDGQIAPPSHLIRVEGNSHAQYVEDSITGRQSVLVPYEPPQVGTEFTTILYNFMCNSSCVGGMNRRPILIIVTLETRDGQVLGRRCFEARICACPGRDRKADEDSIRKQHITDATKSSEGTKRPFRQVSHGIQMSAIKKRRSTDEEVFCLPIKGREIYEILVKIKESLELMQFLPQHTIESYRQQQQNLLQKQTSMAPQPAYGSNSPPHSKVNKLPSVSQLINPQQRNTLTPSGMSAGLTDMTPMMGTHIPMSADMSSLSPTHTLQPQLPLVPSSHCTPPPPYPMDSSISSFLIRLGCAGCLDYFTAHGLSNIYQIENYNMEDLSRLKIPIEYQHAIWKGILEHRQAMDFSPPPHIVRTTSGASAVSSSEARGERVIDAVRFTLRQTISFPQRDDWSDFSFDLDSRRNKQQQRIKEEGE is encoded by the exons TCTCAGTACACCAACCTGGGCCTGCTGAACAGCATGGAGCAGAACATCCAGAACGGAGGCTCCACATCCACCAGCCCGTACAACACGGATCACGCCCAGAACGGCGTCACGGCGCCGTCGCCCTACGCCCAGCCCAGCTCCACCTTCGACGCCCTGTCGCCCTCGCCCGCCATCCCGTCCAACACCGACTACGCCGGCCCGCACACCTTTGACGTGTCCTTCCAGCAGTCCAGCACGGCCAAGTCCGCAACCTGGACG TACTCCACAGAACTGAAGAAGCTTTACTGCCAGATCGCCAAGACGTGTCCCATCCAGATCAAAGTTCTTACCACCCCTCCGCAGGGCGCCGTCATCCGCGCCATGCCCGTCTACAAGAAGGCGGAACACGTCACAGAGGTGGTAAAGCGCTGCCCCAACCACGAGCTCAGCCGCGAGTTCAACGACG GTCAGATCGCACCTCCGAGTCACCTGATCCGCGTGGAGGGTAACAGCCACGCCCAGTACGTGGAGGATTCCATCACTGGGAGGCAGAGCGTGCTGGTACCCTACGAGCCGCCTCAG GTGGGCACGGAGTTCACCACCATCTTGTACAACTTCATGTGCAACTCCAGCTGCGTGGGCGGCATGAACCGGCGTCCCATCCTCATCATCGTCACCCTGGAGACCAGAGA cGGTCAGGTTCTGGGCCGCCGCTGTTTCGAGGCTCGCATCTGCGCCTGTCCGGGTCGCGACCGCAAGGCGGACGAGGACAGCATCCGCAAGCAGCACATCACGGACGCCACAAAGAGCAGTGAGGGTACGAAGCGCC CCTTCCGCCAGGTGTCTCACGGCATCCAGATGTCGGCCATCAAGAAGAGAAGATCCACAGACGAGGAGGTGTTCTGTTTGCCC ATTAAAGGACGCGAAATCTACGAGATTCTGGTGAAGATCAAAGAGTCTCTGGAGCTGATGCAGTTTTTGCCGCAGCACACGATCGAGTCGTACAGGCAGCAACAACAGAATCTCCTGCAGAAACA GACGTCGATGGCGCCTCAACCGGCGTACGGCTCCAACTCTCCTCCTCACAGCAAAGTCAACAAGCTCCCGTCGGTCAGTCAGCTCATCAACCCGCAGCAGCGCAACACGCTCACCCCGTCCGGCATGTCCGCCGGCCTCACCGACA TGACTCCCATGATGGGCACTCACATCCCCATGAGCGCTGACATGAGTTCACTGAGCCCCACTCACACCCTGCAGCCCCAGCTGCCCCTGGTGCCCTCCTCGCACTGTACGCCCCCTCCTCCGTACCCCATGGACAGCAGCATCTCCAG CTTCCTCATTCGTCTGGGCTGCGCAGGCTGCTTGGATTACTTCACAGCACACGGTCTAAGCAACATCTACCAGATTGAGAACTATAACATGGAG GACCTGTCGCGGCTCAAGATCCCCATCGAGTACCAGCATGCCATCTGGAAGGGCATCCTGGAGCACCGGCAGGCCATGGACTTCTCCCCCCCGCCCCACATCGTACGCACCACCAGCGGGGCGTCTGCCGTCAGTTCGTCCGAGGCGCGCGGCGAGCGCGTCATCGACGCGGTGCGCTTCACCCTGCGCCAGACCATCTCCTTCCCGCAGCGTGACGACTGGTCCGACTTCTCCTTCGACCTGGATTCGCGCCgcaacaagcagcagcagcGCATCAAGGAAGAGGGAGAGTAG
- the tp63 gene encoding tumor protein 63 isoform X2 — protein sequence MLYLETGTSTPYSESQYTNLGLLNSMEQNIQNGGSTSTSPYNTDHAQNGVTAPSPYAQPSSTFDALSPSPAIPSNTDYAGPHTFDVSFQQSSTAKSATWTYSTELKKLYCQIAKTCPIQIKVLTTPPQGAVIRAMPVYKKAEHVTEVVKRCPNHELSREFNDGQIAPPSHLIRVEGNSHAQYVEDSITGRQSVLVPYEPPQVGTEFTTILYNFMCNSSCVGGMNRRPILIIVTLETRDGQVLGRRCFEARICACPGRDRKADEDSIRKQHITDATKSSEAFRQVSHGIQMSAIKKRRSTDEEVFCLPIKGREIYEILVKIKESLELMQFLPQHTIESYRQQQQNLLQKQTSMAPQPAYGSNSPPHSKVNKLPSVSQLINPQQRNTLTPSGMSAGLTDMTPMMGTHIPMSADMSSLSPTHTLQPQLPLVPSSHCTPPPPYPMDSSISSFLIRLGCAGCLDYFTAHGLSNIYQIENYNMEDLSRLKIPIEYQHAIWKGILEHRQAMDFSPPPHIVRTTSGASAVSSSEARGERVIDAVRFTLRQTISFPQRDDWSDFSFDLDSRRNKQQQRIKEEGE from the exons TCTCAGTACACCAACCTGGGCCTGCTGAACAGCATGGAGCAGAACATCCAGAACGGAGGCTCCACATCCACCAGCCCGTACAACACGGATCACGCCCAGAACGGCGTCACGGCGCCGTCGCCCTACGCCCAGCCCAGCTCCACCTTCGACGCCCTGTCGCCCTCGCCCGCCATCCCGTCCAACACCGACTACGCCGGCCCGCACACCTTTGACGTGTCCTTCCAGCAGTCCAGCACGGCCAAGTCCGCAACCTGGACG TACTCCACAGAACTGAAGAAGCTTTACTGCCAGATCGCCAAGACGTGTCCCATCCAGATCAAAGTTCTTACCACCCCTCCGCAGGGCGCCGTCATCCGCGCCATGCCCGTCTACAAGAAGGCGGAACACGTCACAGAGGTGGTAAAGCGCTGCCCCAACCACGAGCTCAGCCGCGAGTTCAACGACG GTCAGATCGCACCTCCGAGTCACCTGATCCGCGTGGAGGGTAACAGCCACGCCCAGTACGTGGAGGATTCCATCACTGGGAGGCAGAGCGTGCTGGTACCCTACGAGCCGCCTCAG GTGGGCACGGAGTTCACCACCATCTTGTACAACTTCATGTGCAACTCCAGCTGCGTGGGCGGCATGAACCGGCGTCCCATCCTCATCATCGTCACCCTGGAGACCAGAGA cGGTCAGGTTCTGGGCCGCCGCTGTTTCGAGGCTCGCATCTGCGCCTGTCCGGGTCGCGACCGCAAGGCGGACGAGGACAGCATCCGCAAGCAGCACATCACGGACGCCACAAAGAGCAGTGAGG CCTTCCGCCAGGTGTCTCACGGCATCCAGATGTCGGCCATCAAGAAGAGAAGATCCACAGACGAGGAGGTGTTCTGTTTGCCC ATTAAAGGACGCGAAATCTACGAGATTCTGGTGAAGATCAAAGAGTCTCTGGAGCTGATGCAGTTTTTGCCGCAGCACACGATCGAGTCGTACAGGCAGCAACAACAGAATCTCCTGCAGAAACA GACGTCGATGGCGCCTCAACCGGCGTACGGCTCCAACTCTCCTCCTCACAGCAAAGTCAACAAGCTCCCGTCGGTCAGTCAGCTCATCAACCCGCAGCAGCGCAACACGCTCACCCCGTCCGGCATGTCCGCCGGCCTCACCGACA TGACTCCCATGATGGGCACTCACATCCCCATGAGCGCTGACATGAGTTCACTGAGCCCCACTCACACCCTGCAGCCCCAGCTGCCCCTGGTGCCCTCCTCGCACTGTACGCCCCCTCCTCCGTACCCCATGGACAGCAGCATCTCCAG CTTCCTCATTCGTCTGGGCTGCGCAGGCTGCTTGGATTACTTCACAGCACACGGTCTAAGCAACATCTACCAGATTGAGAACTATAACATGGAG GACCTGTCGCGGCTCAAGATCCCCATCGAGTACCAGCATGCCATCTGGAAGGGCATCCTGGAGCACCGGCAGGCCATGGACTTCTCCCCCCCGCCCCACATCGTACGCACCACCAGCGGGGCGTCTGCCGTCAGTTCGTCCGAGGCGCGCGGCGAGCGCGTCATCGACGCGGTGCGCTTCACCCTGCGCCAGACCATCTCCTTCCCGCAGCGTGACGACTGGTCCGACTTCTCCTTCGACCTGGATTCGCGCCgcaacaagcagcagcagcGCATCAAGGAAGAGGGAGAGTAG
- the zbtb11 gene encoding zinc finger and BTB domain-containing protein 11, whose product MSCEESYLAIIRYLTDELEPYAPGTPGNTKRKIRKAAACYVVRGGTLYYQRRLKGQDVFTELEVVLRDERRKELIERTHVPEGGEHLNQQLTWESISQKYWWRGILKHVKDHIRECTTCAGRRGADDGSGGGGRSYGRPRKRKAASREEEDDDEEEEEEEGEEGEEADDGIFFTDPSGRNRPKVAKTGEKHELVYVNSKGEVNQFLSKHGQTVLDKLNHQRLNNQFCDITLLIEGEEYRAHKALLAACSEYFNELFFEKGAASTHEAVVDLAGFTKDSFLPLLDFAYTSMLTFNFNVMAEIANLARHLLMPEVLQICESVHKQVEEQRLVVYQQGDSHTVVAGQVAESASDEAGSYTVTIQSDGSAVVTHAGLTHAGLAVAGESFAIMAPAGTEQPVAVTAEAVEGAETLTLITHQAALVAAEGETMTVVTHSGQAGATESLAVVSACLAIEQPDEVETFLLKMEPEQEKPAEVNMVSAVELQTQVAADMSESAPEPLAPPPAKRKRGRPAKVKKEVAMEVFESPPPPPPEDEEEEAEPSADDDKQEANQRRLRQRSIGEGGYARLHMGLDDDDDEGKMAAVPPRGAPTPKVARPGKRGRPPKQPEENPVGGQPGSAEDREPDAPAGDTCSTEAVAPPAAERDAEVPAEGGAEGEHTCSECGLSFHRRYALIMHAMKHDKSRGYKCSLCSKDFQYAASLRAHLARHKQHSGQRAPGPKSASSSSTLAEDGKATWPPTKREFVCDICGKTLPKLYSLRIHMLHHTGVRPHACKVCGKTFAHKHGLKMHRALHDVTKQFHCQYCHKSFVSKRSMEEHTSLHTGESKYLCNTCGATFHRASALSKHLKKHKPKPDVRAYACSHCDKSFYEARDLQQHMNKHMGLKPFQCQVCGKCYSWKKDWYSHVKSHTVAEPFKCNVCGKEFFEKALFRRHVKKATHGKKGRVKQNLERECEHCGRKFTQLREYRRHINNHQGVKPFECVTCGVAWADARSLKRHVRTHTGERPYVCPNCQEAHIDARTLRKHMSKYHADSLPGKIMLEKDTLQFHNQGTQVEHAVSILAADLPPELRQAQTPDHGSAIEEIETVLITEETVEAVQAAEAVDGSLATLSDQGIMQVVNYVLAQQAMTGVKLDEAPDAIQTMEVEVAEVE is encoded by the exons GTATCCTGAAGCACGTGAAGGACCACATCCGCGAGTGCACCACCTGCGCCGGCCGGCGCGGCGCGGACGACGGCTCCGGAGGAGGCGGGCGCTCATACGGGCGGCCGAGGAAACGCAAGGCGGCCTCCAGAGAAGAAGAGGACGacgatgaagaagaggaggaagaagagggcgAGGAGGGAGAAGAGGCAGATGACGGTATCTTCTTCACAGACCCGTCTGGTCGGAACAGACCCAAGGTGGCAAAGACTGGGGAGAAGCACGAGTTGGTCTAT gTGAACAGCAAGGGTGAGGTAAACCAGTTCCTGTCCAAGCACGGTCAGACGGTGCTGGATAAACTCAACCACCAGCGCCTCAACAATCAGTTCTGCGACATCACACTGCTGATCGAGGGCGAGGAGTACCGGGCACACAAGGCGCTGCTGGCGGCGTGCAGCGAGTACTTCAACGAGCTCTTCTTCGAGAAGGGCGCCGCGTCCACGCACGAGGCTGTGGTCGACCTCGCCG GTTTCACCAAAGACAGCTTCCTGCCTCTGCTGGACTTCGCCTACACGTCCATGCTGACGTTCAACTTCAACGTCATGGCGGAGATCGCCAACCTGGCACGCCACTTGCTGATGCCAGAGGTGCTGCAGATCTGCGAGTCTGTGCACAAGCAGGTGGAGGAGCAGAGGCTGGTGGTGTACCAGCAGGGGGACAGCCACACCGTGGTGGCCGGCCAGGTGGCGGAGTCCGCCTCCGACGAGGCGGGCTCCTACACGGTCACTATACAAAGCGACGGTAGTGCGGTGGTCACTCACGCGGGGCTCACCCATGCTGGGCTCGCAGTGGCGGGGGAGTCTTTTGCTATCATGGCACCCGCGGGCACCGAGCAGCCGGTGGCGGTTACGGCCGAGGCGGTGGAGGGCGCCGAGACCCTGACGCTGATCACGCACCAGGCGGCCCTCGTGGCCGCGGAGGGGGAAACCATGACGGTGGTCACCCACAGCGGGCAGGCGGGCGCCACCGAGTCCCTGGCGGTGGTTTCGGCCTGCCTCGCCATCGAGCAGCCGGACGAGGTAGAGACTTTTCTCTTAAAGATGGAGCCTGAACAAGAGAAGCCCGCCGAAGTTAATATGGTGTCTGCGGTCGAGCTTCAGACCCAGGTGGCAGCCGATATGTCAGAGTCAGCGCCCGAACCACTCGCCCCACCTCCCGCGAAACGGAAACGGGGGCGCCCGGCCAAGGTGAAGAAGGAAGTGGCGATGGAGGTGTTTGAATCAcccccgccgccgccaccggaggacgaggaggaagaggcggAACCGTCCGCCGATGACGACAAGCAGGAAGCCAACCAACGACGACTGCGGCAGCGCTCCATTGGTGAGGGCGGCTACGCTCGCCTCCACATGGGTctggacgacgacgacgacgaggggAAGAtggccgccgtgccgccacgTGGCGCCCCCACGCCAAAG GTTGCGAGACCTGGGAAGAGGGGACGGCCTCCCAAGCAGCCGGAGGAGAACCCGGTGGGAGGACAACCCGGGTCGGCGGAGGACCGGGAACCGGACGCTCCTGCCGGAGACACGTGCTCGACAGAGGCCGTCGCACCGCCGGCGGCTGAGCGGGACGCCGAGGTCCCGGCCGAGGGCGGTGCGGAGGGCGAGCACACGTGCTCAGAGTGCGGCTTGTCCTTCCACCGCCGCTACGCTCTCATCATGCACGCCATGAAGCACGACAAAAGTCGCGGATACAAGTGCAGC CTGTGCAGCAAAGACTTCCAGTACGCCGCCTCTCTGCGCGCCCACCTGGCCCGCCACAAGCAGCACAGCGGCCAGCGGGCGCCCGGCCCCAAATCGGCGTCCTCGTCTTCGACCCTCGCCGAGGACGGCAAGGCGACGTGGCCCCCCACCAAGCGCGAGTTCGTCTGCGACATCTGCGGCAAGACGCTCCCCAAGCTGTACTCGCTGCGCATCCACATGCTGCACCACACGGGCGTGCGGCCGCACGCGTGCAAGGTCTGCGGCAAGACGTTCGCCCACAAGCACGGCCTGAAGATGCATCGCGCGCTCCATGACGTCACCAAGCAGTTCCACTGTCAGTACTGTCACAAGTCCTTTGTGAGCAAGCGCAGCATGGAGGAGCACACCAGCCTGCACACCG GTGAATCCAAGTATCTGTGCAACACGTGCGGGGCGACGTTCCACCGAGCGTCGGCCTTGAGCAAACACCTGAAGAAGCACAAACCCAAGCCTGACGTGCGCGCGTACGCGTGTTCCCA CTGCGACAAGAGCTTCTACGAGGCCAGAGACCTGCAGCAGCACATGAACAAGCACATGGGCCTCAAGCCCTTCCAGTGTCAGGTGTGCGGCAAGTGCTACAGCTGGAAGAAGGACTGGTACTCGCACGTCAAGTCGCACACCGTGGCCGAACCTTTCAA GTGTAACGTTTGCGGCAAGGAGTTCTTCGAGAAGGCCCTGTTCCGGAGGCACGTGAAGAAGGCGACGCACGGCAAGAAGGGTCGCGTCAAGCAGAACCTGGAGCGCGAGTGCGAGCACTGCGGCAGGAAGTTCACGCAGCTCCGAGAGTACAGGAGGCACATCAACAACCACCAAG GCGTGAAGCCGTTCGAGTGCGTGACGTGCGGCGTGGCATGGGCCGACGCCCGCTCCCTGAAGCGCcacgtgcgcacgcacacgGGCGAGCGCCCCTACGTGTGCCCCAATTGCCAGGAGGCGCACATCGACGCGCGCACCCTGCGCAAGCACATGTCCAAGTACCACGCCGACAGCCTGCCGGGCAAGATCATGCTGGAGAAGGACACGCTGCAGTTCCACAACCAGGGCACGCAGGTGGAGCACGCCGTCAGCATCCTGGCGGCCGACCTGCCGCCCGAGCTGCGCCAGGCGCAGACGCCGGACCACGGCTCCGCCATCGAGGAGATCGAGACTGTGCTGATCACCGAGGAGACGGTGGAGGCGGTGCAGGCGGCGGAGGCGGTCGACGGCTCGTTGGCCACCTTGTCCGACCAGGGCATCATGCAGGTGGTCAACTACGTGCTGGCGCAGCAGGCCATGACGGGCGTCAAGCTGGATGAGGCGCCCGACGCCATTCAGACCATGGAGGTGGAGGTGGCCGAGGTAGAGTAG